A single window of Thalassoroseus pseudoceratinae DNA harbors:
- the csrA gene encoding carbon storage regulator CsrA — protein sequence MLVLSRKKDEKIIIGDQIKVMVIEIRGDKVRLGIDAPKEVTVHREEVYEAIKREQTTGVPSPIDSAD from the coding sequence ATGCTAGTACTCAGCCGTAAGAAGGACGAAAAGATTATCATCGGTGACCAGATTAAAGTCATGGTCATTGAAATTCGTGGAGACAAGGTTCGTTTGGGGATCGATGCACCGAAAGAGGTCACGGTTCACCGCGAGGAGGTCTACGAGGCCATCAAACGCGAACAAACCACTGGTGTTCCTTCACCAATCGACTCAGCCGATTGA
- a CDS encoding ATP-grasp domain-containing protein — translation MRVFVSEHLTCGAMHDEPELPASLLNEGRAMHAAIVTDCAQLDGVDVVTTWDDRLPLPQVPGNVIVHRTDSADSERDLFFELVRQADATLVIAPEFQNCLLDRWQMVAEAGGHWLGCDADAIAICSDKLRMSQVLASHGLPVVSTVFIAPEQLPPWSWPVVVKPRDGAGSVNVQQITSLSEWHEMLRRRDACEFCPPDLVQPFVTGNAISVAAIVSDAGQVNVLPTATQELTTDGHFIYSGGTVPGLTDHDPINFAELVGQIRNAIPGLRGYFGVDLIVGDDGVTIIEINPRLTTSYLGYRRLTPKNLAGCMLGKPVLSPMAWNREQVRFTPSEL, via the coding sequence CACCTCACTTGCGGGGCGATGCACGACGAACCGGAGTTGCCCGCATCGCTGCTGAACGAAGGTCGGGCGATGCACGCGGCCATCGTCACCGACTGTGCTCAACTCGACGGCGTGGATGTGGTGACGACTTGGGACGACCGGTTGCCGTTACCGCAAGTTCCTGGCAATGTCATCGTCCATCGGACGGACTCGGCAGACTCCGAACGTGACTTATTCTTCGAGTTGGTCCGCCAGGCGGATGCAACGTTGGTCATCGCACCGGAATTTCAGAATTGCTTACTCGACCGCTGGCAGATGGTGGCGGAGGCCGGTGGTCACTGGCTCGGTTGCGATGCCGACGCCATCGCGATTTGCTCCGATAAATTACGCATGTCGCAAGTTCTCGCGTCACATGGTTTGCCGGTGGTTTCGACGGTTTTCATCGCTCCCGAACAATTGCCGCCATGGTCTTGGCCGGTGGTGGTCAAACCGCGTGATGGTGCGGGTTCGGTCAATGTGCAGCAAATAACATCGCTGAGCGAATGGCACGAGATGCTCCGCAGGCGTGACGCGTGCGAGTTTTGCCCACCGGATTTGGTGCAACCGTTCGTGACCGGAAACGCAATCTCAGTGGCGGCGATTGTTTCCGATGCCGGCCAAGTCAATGTGTTGCCGACCGCCACACAAGAATTGACTACCGATGGTCACTTCATTTACTCTGGAGGGACGGTTCCGGGATTGACAGATCACGATCCGATTAATTTTGCAGAACTCGTCGGGCAAATTCGCAATGCGATTCCGGGGCTTCGTGGATACTTCGGCGTTGATTTGATCGTCGGTGACGACGGTGTGACGATCATTGAAATCAATCCGCGGTTGACGACATCGTACCTCGGGTATCGTCGACTCACGCCCAAAAACCTTGCGGGCTGCATGCTGGGCAAACCCGTTCTGAGCCCGATGGCTTGGAATCGGGAACAGGTTCGGTTCACGCCGTCCGAACTTTAG